A single genomic interval of Psychrilyobacter piezotolerans harbors:
- a CDS encoding replication initiation protein has protein sequence MYYFLKKQDFNLEKYDFDIDISPRLTKKEQEILNLFLTYFDLEKEYSEFIFDFKVFNLTIEELKKYIYSMNKKVISASIYKGEKELTSLYFSIFNIVVFQENKVIYKLSEELRLAHNYGNFFNRFNILAILRFKSMYSYNLFKLFIKNVSPKKEFEFELNLIDFKKVLNIPEDKYKRFYDFEAKVLKPVLRDLELVTPHIYIEKIKSQKGKGSKITGIKFHAINPFHIEVNKDTNLLLKEFTDYIEDFSIAYENVYSYRKTHSLLDTRNYILQNTDSIFSIKKK, from the coding sequence ATGTATTATTTTTTAAAAAAGCAGGACTTCAACCTTGAGAAGTACGACTTTGACATAGATATTTCACCTAGACTAACAAAAAAAGAGCAGGAAATTTTAAATTTATTCCTGACTTATTTTGATTTAGAAAAGGAATACTCTGAATTCATCTTTGACTTTAAGGTTTTCAATTTAACTATTGAGGAACTTAAAAAATATATTTACAGCATGAATAAAAAAGTAATTAGCGCATCTATATATAAAGGGGAAAAGGAATTGACATCCCTTTACTTTAGTATTTTCAATATAGTGGTATTTCAGGAAAATAAAGTAATATACAAGCTATCGGAGGAACTTCGTTTAGCTCATAATTATGGCAATTTTTTTAATCGATTTAATATCTTAGCTATATTAAGGTTCAAATCTATGTATAGTTATAACCTTTTTAAATTATTTATAAAGAATGTTAGTCCTAAGAAGGAATTTGAGTTTGAGTTAAATTTAATCGATTTCAAAAAAGTTTTAAATATACCAGAGGATAAGTATAAAAGATTTTATGATTTTGAAGCAAAGGTTTTAAAGCCTGTATTAAGAGATTTGGAATTGGTTACTCCACATATCTATATAGAAAAGATTAAAAGTCAAAAAGGTAAAGGGTCAAAAATTACAGGAATTAAATTTCATGCAATCAATCCCTTTCACATAGAAGTTAATAAAGATACGAATCTGTTATTAAAAGAATTTACAGATTATATAGAAGATTTTTCTATAGCTTATGAAAATGTTTATTCCTATAGAAAAACTCATTCATTATTAGATACAAGAAATTATATTTTGCAGAACACAGACTCCATATTTAGTATTAAAAAAAAATGA